A region of the Bacillus sp. NP247 genome:
GTAGAAGTATTGCGTAATATTAAGAATCCTGAAAAGGGTATATATTCCTTAGAGGAAGTTCAATTAGCAGCGGCAATTCCTAATCCGAGTAGCATTCGAGATTTTTATGCATTTGAACAGCATGTAAAAACAGCCCGCGGGAGAAGAGGGCTAGATGTTGTACCTGAATGGTATGATATCCCGGTTTTTTATTTTACTAACCATCGTGCTGTTATTGGTCCGGATGATTTTGTAATTGGCCCGAAGAAGTCTAAAAAGCTTGATTATGAATTAGAGATTGCTTGTGTAATCGGAAAAGAAGGACGAAATATTTCTCGTGAGCAAGCAGAGGAATATATTTTTGGTTATTGTATTATGAACGACTGGAGTGCAAGGGACTTACAAGCAACAGAAATGAAGGTAGGGCTTGGACCAGCAAAAGGAAAAGACTTTGCAACTTCATTAGGAGCGTATCTCGTTACGAAAGAGGAATTAGACATGTATCGTAATGGTAATCGATATGATTTAGAGATGACTGCTCACGTGAATGGAAAACTATTATCAAAGGGAAACCTTCAAGATATTTACTATACGTTTGCTGAAATGATTGAACGTGCTTCACAAGACGTGACCTTATATCCGGGAGATGTGATTGGTTCTGGAACAGTAGGAACAGGATGTATTTTAGAACTTGGTACAGAAGAGTGGCTACAAGATGGAGATGTTGTAGAGCTGTCGATTACTGGTTTAGGTACATTACGTAATACGGTAAAAAAAGACATGAAAGCAGGTGATGGGCATGTTTTATCGTCACATGGGGGAGCTACCTCATAAACGACATGTACAATTTCGTAAAAAGGATGGAGCGCTTTATCGAGAACAGGTAATGGGAACGAAAGGTTTTTCTGGTACGCAGTCTATTTTGTACCATCATTATATGCCAACGGAAGTAGGTCATGCGGCATTATCTCATTCTTGTCAGTTGCAGTATGAAGAAGATGTAGCTCTTGCACATCGTCATTTTCGCACGAAAGAAAATAAAAAAACTGGCGATGCAGTAAGCGGAAGAACCTTTATGCTTGGGAATGAGGATTTATTAATTGGAGTAGTGACTCCAACAGAAAAAATGGACTATTTCTACCGTAATGGTGATGGCGATGAAATGTTATTTGTTCATTATGGAACAGGAAAAATTGAAACAATGTTCGGAACGATTCACTATAGAAAAGGTGATTATGTAACGATCCCAATTGGAACGATTTATCGTGTTATTCCAGATGAAGGAGAGACTAAGTTTCTTGTTGTAGAGGCGAATAGCCAAATTACAACACCAAGTCGCTATCGCAATGAGTATGGGCAATTGTTAGAGC
Encoded here:
- a CDS encoding fumarylacetoacetate hydrolase family protein codes for the protein MKFVTFRLPSKEMRAGWLEGDKVIDMNLASDGQLPSSMFAFLEKADEYVEVLRNIKNPEKGIYSLEEVQLAAAIPNPSSIRDFYAFEQHVKTARGRRGLDVVPEWYDIPVFYFTNHRAVIGPDDFVIGPKKSKKLDYELEIACVIGKEGRNISREQAEEYIFGYCIMNDWSARDLQATEMKVGLGPAKGKDFATSLGAYLVTKEELDMYRNGNRYDLEMTAHVNGKLLSKGNLQDIYYTFAEMIERASQDVTLYPGDVIGSGTVGTGCILELGTEEWLQDGDVVELSITGLGTLRNTVKKDMKAGDGHVLSSHGGATS